Proteins encoded by one window of Manis pentadactyla isolate mManPen7 chromosome X, mManPen7.hap1, whole genome shotgun sequence:
- the LOC130681899 gene encoding melanoma-associated antigen 11-like, which produces MEDQAEPGDKVAIPLSSVSMPLGARSVQCLLEEAQQEASEAQGLEGAQPSSQDGPATLGSEPHAHSSSSHGDEAAGDARASLQDALRRKEIQLVTFLLHKYRAKEPTTKAEMLELVAQDHQDHFPDILSRASLSLELTYGIDVKEVDPSSHSYVLVPTLGLTWDGVTEEQRLPKTGLLALLLGKIFLWGGRIPEKYMWEILSARGVYSGREHCIFGEPRELITRVWVQEQYLEYQQVPDSNPARFHLLWGPRAHAEASRVQVQQFLLRLLSTPIGPFLCPSEEARTNEEQGP; this is translated from the exons ATGGAGGACCAGGCTGAGCCAGGAGACAAG GTTGCCATTCCCCTGAGCAGCGTCAGCATGCCTCTGGGCGCGAGGAGTGTGCAGTGCCTGTTGGAGGAGGCCCAGCAGGAGGCGAGCGAAGCCCAGGGCCTGGAAGGGGCCCAGCCTTCGTCTCAGGATGGGCCAGCCACCCTGGGAAGTGAGCCCCACGCCCATAGCTCCAGCAGCCATGGGGACGAGGCCGCAGGGGATGCCAGGGCCTCTCTCCAAGATGCGCTGCGCAGGAAGGAGATCCAACTGGTGACCTTCCTGCTCCACAAGTACCGCGCCAAGGAGCCGACCACGAAGGCAGAGATGCTGGAGCTGGTCGCCCAGGATCACCAGGACCACTTCCCTGACATCCTCAGCCGTGCCTCCTTGTCCTTGGAGCTGACCTACGGCATTGATGTAAAGGAAGTAGATCCCAGCAGCCACTCCTATGTCCTGGTCCCCACCCTGGGCCTCACCTGGGATGGGGTGACCGAAGAGCAGCGCCTCCCCAAGACCGGCCTCCTGGCGCTGCTCCTGGGCAAGATTTTCCTGTGGGGGGGCCGGATCCCAGAGAAGTATATGTGGGAAATACTTAGTGCCAGGGGGGTGTACTCCGGGAGGGAGCACTGCATCTTCGGGGAGCCCAGGGAGCTCATCACCAGGGTCTGGGTGCAGGAGCAGTACCTGGAGTACCAGCAGGTTCCCGACAGCAATCCTGCTCGCTTCCATCTGCTCTGGGGCCCCAGGGCCCACGCAGAGGCCAGCAGGGTGCAGGTCCAGCAGTTTTTGCTCAGGCTCCTTAGCACACCTATAGGCCCTTTCCTGTGCCCATCTGAGGAGGCTAGGACCAATGAGGAACAGGGTCCCTGA